Within Candidatus Hydrogenedentota bacterium, the genomic segment TATCGTACTCAGTGAACCCTCCGTGGTCGCCATCAATAAAGATACGGGCAAAGCGCGTGCCGTAGGTAATGAAGCCAAAAACATGATTGGCCGCACGCCGGGCAATATTGTCGCCATTCGTCCCATGAAAGACGGTGTCATCGCTGATTTTGAGATTA encodes:
- a CDS encoding rod shape-determining protein (functions in MreBCD complex in some organisms), whose product is MFSHDMAIDLGTANTLVYVKGQGIVLSEPSVVAINKDTGKARAVGNEAKNMIGRTPGNIVAIRPMKDGVIADFEI